In Pseudomonas fluorescens NCIMB 11764, a single window of DNA contains:
- a CDS encoding alpha/beta hydrolase, with translation MLKVLALLTLLASAAVHAQTPLHTDLPLKYLAQANPESVNQPLVIFLHGYGSNEQDLFGIKDELPAQYNFLSVRAPMVMEEGSYQWFRKKGEGAYNGETDDLKASGQVLLDFISQAAKKYHTEPNKVFLVGFSQGAIMSYEVALRHPEAVGGIAALSGRILPVLKSALKPDEKRQKLAIFIGHGTADKRLPFNDGTEADSLLQSLSLKPEFHAYPGVGHSISATEMQDLSAWLQRLNP, from the coding sequence ATGTTGAAGGTTCTCGCTCTGCTGACACTCCTGGCGTCCGCCGCCGTCCACGCTCAAACCCCGCTGCACACTGATCTGCCGCTCAAGTACCTGGCGCAAGCCAACCCCGAATCGGTCAATCAGCCTCTGGTTATTTTTCTCCACGGCTACGGCAGTAACGAACAGGACCTGTTCGGCATCAAGGATGAATTGCCTGCCCAATACAACTTCCTGTCGGTGCGGGCTCCGATGGTGATGGAAGAGGGCAGTTATCAATGGTTTCGCAAGAAAGGCGAAGGTGCCTACAACGGCGAGACGGATGATCTGAAGGCCAGCGGCCAGGTGTTGCTGGATTTCATCTCACAGGCTGCGAAGAAATATCACACAGAACCGAACAAGGTTTTCCTGGTGGGCTTCAGTCAGGGCGCGATCATGTCCTACGAGGTCGCGCTACGTCATCCCGAGGCGGTGGGCGGGATTGCCGCGTTGAGCGGGCGGATTCTGCCGGTGCTCAAGTCCGCGCTCAAACCGGATGAAAAACGCCAGAAACTGGCGATTTTCATCGGGCATGGCACGGCGGACAAACGCCTTCCCTTCAACGACGGCACTGAAGCGGACAGCCTGTTGCAGAGCCTGTCACTCAAACCCGAGTTCCATGCCTACCCGGGTGTCGGGCACAGCATCAGTGCCACCGAGATGCAGGACTTGAGCGCCTGGTTGCAGCGGCTCAACCCTTGA
- a CDS encoding succinylglutamate desuccinylase/aspartoacylase family protein, producing the protein MQRIDHPLPWSHLGTERSLSVFRYGAGTRKVYIQASLHADELPGMRTAWELKKRLAELETQGQLQGVIELVPVANPIGLDQHLQGSHMGRFELGSGKNFNRSFVELSAPVGELIGDRLGADASANIALIRQTMGQVLDDLPAPKSQLEAMHRLLLRHACDADITLDLHCDFEAAIHIYALPQHWPQWQPLAARLKAGVALLCEDSGGSSFDESCSSPWLRLARAFPEAAIPPANLATTLELGSMGDTRVDQAQANCEAILGFLAEQGFIKGTWPAAPSECCEGMPFEGTEYLFAPHHGVVSFLRDAGEWVEQGDALFEVVDPLNDRVTTVRAGTSGVLFAIDRGRYTQPGTWQAKVAGREPIRAGKLIND; encoded by the coding sequence ATGCAACGCATCGACCATCCACTGCCCTGGAGCCACCTGGGCACCGAACGCTCCCTCAGCGTGTTTCGTTATGGCGCCGGCACCCGCAAGGTTTACATCCAGGCCAGCTTGCACGCGGATGAATTGCCAGGGATGCGCACGGCCTGGGAACTGAAGAAACGCCTGGCAGAACTGGAAACCCAGGGCCAGTTGCAAGGCGTGATCGAACTGGTGCCGGTGGCCAATCCCATCGGTCTGGACCAGCACCTGCAAGGCAGCCACATGGGCCGTTTCGAACTTGGCAGCGGCAAGAATTTCAACCGCTCGTTCGTCGAGTTGAGCGCGCCAGTGGGCGAATTGATCGGCGACCGGTTGGGTGCCGATGCAAGCGCCAATATCGCGTTGATTCGTCAGACCATGGGCCAGGTGCTCGACGATTTGCCTGCACCCAAGTCGCAACTGGAAGCCATGCACCGTTTGCTGTTGCGCCACGCCTGCGACGCCGACATCACCCTCGACCTGCATTGCGATTTCGAAGCGGCCATTCATATTTATGCACTGCCGCAACACTGGCCGCAGTGGCAGCCACTGGCGGCTCGCTTGAAGGCGGGCGTGGCGCTGCTGTGTGAAGATTCTGGCGGCAGTTCATTCGACGAATCCTGCTCCTCGCCGTGGTTGCGACTGGCCAGGGCGTTTCCCGAGGCGGCGATTCCGCCGGCCAACCTGGCGACAACGCTGGAGCTGGGCAGCATGGGCGATACCCGCGTCGATCAGGCCCAAGCCAATTGCGAGGCTATTCTCGGGTTCCTCGCCGAACAGGGTTTCATCAAAGGCACCTGGCCAGCGGCACCGAGTGAATGTTGTGAAGGCATGCCGTTCGAAGGCACGGAGTATCTGTTTGCGCCCCATCATGGCGTGGTCAGTTTCCTGCGCGATGCGGGTGAATGGGTGGAGCAGGGGGATGCGTTGTTTGAAGTGGTTGATCCGTTGAACGACCGGGTTACTACGGTGCGCGCCGGGACCAGCGGGGTGTTGTTTGCGATTGATCGTGGGCGCTATACGCAACCCGGGACGTGGCAGGCGAAGGTGGCGGGGCGTGAGCCGATTCGGGCCGGGAAGTTGATCAACGACTGA
- a CDS encoding glutathione S-transferase family protein, with product MKFFFHPSPNPMKVALLLEELQTPYELIGVDTFKGEQHQPAFLAINPNAKVPALVDGDATVFDSQAILLHLAQKHQRFLPTSITGQAELLSWLMFIATGLSPFSGQAVHFLHHAPEDLAYAKNRYLKEVERHYRVLDQRLADHPYLAGDTYSIADMALWGWAGYAPYILGENGLAAYPNVKRLFDEISARPAAQRAQGLKEKLVLKAEFDEETRRNLFPQNQAQ from the coding sequence ATGAAGTTCTTTTTCCACCCTTCGCCCAACCCGATGAAAGTTGCCCTGCTGCTCGAAGAGCTGCAAACGCCGTACGAATTGATCGGCGTCGACACCTTCAAGGGCGAGCAACATCAGCCAGCGTTCCTGGCGATCAACCCAAACGCCAAGGTGCCAGCCTTGGTCGATGGCGACGCTACCGTCTTCGACTCCCAGGCAATCCTGCTGCACCTCGCGCAAAAACATCAACGCTTCCTGCCGACCTCGATCACCGGGCAAGCCGAACTGCTGTCGTGGCTGATGTTCATCGCCACCGGCCTGTCGCCGTTCTCCGGCCAGGCTGTGCATTTCCTGCATCACGCACCGGAAGACCTGGCTTACGCGAAAAACCGCTATCTCAAGGAAGTCGAACGCCATTACCGCGTGCTCGACCAGCGCCTGGCCGATCATCCCTATCTGGCGGGCGACACCTACAGCATCGCCGACATGGCGCTCTGGGGCTGGGCCGGTTATGCGCCGTACATCCTCGGCGAGAATGGCCTGGCGGCGTACCCGAACGTCAAGCGTCTGTTCGATGAAATCAGCGCCCGCCCGGCAGCGCAGCGTGCCCAGGGTCTTAAAGAGAAACTGGTGTTGAAGGCCGAGTTCGACGAAGAAACCCGCCGCAATCTATTTCCGCAGAATCAGGCGCAGTAA